The Nymphaea colorata isolate Beijing-Zhang1983 chromosome 5, ASM883128v2, whole genome shotgun sequence DNA segment TTCAAACCATTTGATAGTCACCCGTGTCTCTTGGCTTAGCACAAGCCCTGCGAGCAGGGAAACAGCAGTGGCGAATCACGGTGAAGTACAGGATTGGCTTGTTTCCTTGCCTTGAGCTGGAGCGAAGACCCTTGATCTTGATAGATGGTATGGGGAATTGTTGGTTGATGTTGTAAGGTGCACTGTTTATAGATTACGGCATGTAATATTTTCCTTTCCGGAGACCTTTGAGATGGAAAACAGCTTTCTAGTTTAAGTGGAAGCCATTCGCCCTAATGAAAATACGATCTGTTTTGTGTGGCTGATCCGCTGTGACGAAAATACATTGATTTTCTAACCTTCTCCCTTGTGGCTTGGAGCGAAACGCGCGTCATATTAACAAAAAGCATCCCGCAGTGTCATGTTCAGATAAAAGCTTCCCGAGGGTGTTGAACAGAATCCGATCAAATCGTTAACCATAAAGCTGTCTCAGAATGAGAGCAAATCCTTGATCTGGACTTGCCGTTCGAGTTGAATGAAGTGCCGTCGTACCAACTTCCGCTAGGAACAGTCGACTGTGATgaaatttagaaagaaaatcagaaaaggTACACGTCTGAAATTCAAGAAAACTAATCCCACGCagatttgatatttaataatctccaaaaagaacaaaagcatGACACGCTACCAAGTTGATAGGTTAAAGTTCATTGCGGCTTGGACTTAACGTCCGATACAAAATTAAGATATCAGGCATCTCGAAAGCTTAAGGATGACAGGAAAGTCttacataattttcaaaatagaaaatggtaAAGATAGAATGGAAAACAATTAGTAGTAAAAGAATTATATGCGATGGAGCTTTGAAATAGATTACTCATTAAATACTAAAATTTggtgaaaacagaaaaattagCATAGCCGGTTGATTGTATAGCCTCTACCATAAGCATCGCTGAGTCTGACTTCCTAAGTGATGAAGATACACGAGATCTACAAATAGATCAAATCCAGCCTGACCAATATACCCGAATGATGGGTGAACAGTCATAGGCCCATAAATGTTGACGCCAGCTCGTTCAACTGATTAAAGCAACCGCAGCTATTTCTATTTCATACACCGGGAAAGGATGAAAGGTATCATAACATTTGCTTGCTTTTTAGCAATTAATGCGTCACCTGCTAGAGACTCCTCCAGCCGATTCGAATAGCAACACAACTGTACAAAGAGAGCAAGATTACCAACATTATAAAACCTTTATGTAGACAATTATTTTGCTCGAGTTACGATCCTTCTCATTACCATAGAATACTGTTTACCTAAGTCACTTTGTTAAGGGTGCAACGCAACAACAGCGTCGGGGAAAACATGATACATGCACCAAACCTTCCATCAATACAACCcacaagaagcaaaacaaaCCCAATCTCTCCAGGTACGTGATGGGGCCTGCAGCTGTAAAACATTGCGTGCTGATTCGTCGGtccatttaaatataaaacacAAAAGTATGATTTCCTCGCCCTTCTCTATGCTCAAGTGCGAGTTGCTGGCGTAACGATAGCACATCCTTTTTCTTTACAGAAACTTTGGAGTTCTTAAACTTCCGCAGTGCAAGCAACTAGACAGGCACCAAGCTGACGCCAGGAACAAAACCCTAAAGCAAATAGTTACCATCGCTCCCATATTCAAAATCCCCACAGCCACATGCCTTTTACCCCTTATCTCCGGTAAGCACCACCACGGGagacaaagaaaaggaagtcaGGATGACTGACTTGGCGAAGTCTTAACCAGTTATCTGCCGCCTGCAGCAATGAGCTGGCCTGCTGGCGTTCGTAAGCTCCAGTAGGTGTCCACACAGAACTTTTAAATTTGTAGGAGGCTAGACCAAATATAGGAAGTGATAACATTGGTGACACATCAGAACCTGAACCAGAAATGGTAGGATGGATGCTTCCCATTTGTGCAAGGTCACTTGCTGCGCCTGGCAACAACGAACAATATCAATAGGAGGTAAAGTATGTGTCATGCGTGTATATATGCCTATGCAAGGGGTGACATGACACAGGCATGCTATCAGAATGCTTCATTCATTCAATTTCTATGCATGAACAAAGAAAGGACATCAGATGCATCAAAAGGCCAAAATATGAATAGATCCCATAGACAGTGATACTCTACACATAATTCTACATATTAAACTCTTGCCAATATTTCAAGAACATAGAACAATCATGTAACAAGTTCATGATATGACAGTAAAAAAGTAATTCAGCACTTCATTCTACAGAAACTTACAAGATTGGAAATTCCTAATCTGAAAGTGCTGGTACCAAAGAAGCACCAAAACGACCCACGAGGACTTCACACACTGGTTAGTGAACTGGCCAAAGGTGCTCAAACTGGACATCAAGAGCGTACACAGTGTCTCTTGTTGTAGGGCCCAAGCATCAAACAAACCACAGGAATAGTCAGACAAGGAGGCACCATAGACAGGGAAGGGAACTGTAACGGTGTAACCTTGACCAATCTCCATTGCCTGCACGTGCATGACTCTAGATATGTAATCTAAAATCAGGATGCTGATTATCTGCAACTACATTGCAGTATATGGCATCATGACAATGTCTAAAACCAAAACCCTGACAATGACCTGAACGAATAGGAGGCTGATGTCAACAAGCACAGACTAGCAATAGCTAACGTGAGACTGACCTGGAAGAATTCAGGGATCAGAGGTAGCCATAACACTTGTTGATGGACAAATAGCCACTTTTGGCCCTGCTAactaattgaaaagaaaaggaaattcatCTACTTATGTTGTCTCTCACATGGCAGTCGGTATAAGATCAGACTGATCAGGTCTGCAACTTCATATAAGCATGTCAAGGTTGCAAGCTTGACATGATCTTTGTAAGCATTGCTTAAAATTCAATTGATTCGACTTGAACTAATTTTTAGATCGTACAGTGAAATGACAGTATTGATTTACTGGATTCTCATGGCAACTTTGCAATTTCTGAAAGCCTTCAGTTCTACACAATCATTAGGTCCCGATTTTCAAATTTCAGAGAGCTCAATTTATCTGGTAACTACAGATGAATAGCAATATGCCAAGCTCATGTACAAAGAAGGCCACATTCAAAATCAAGAACAGATATCGCGCATTGAACATTATAGCCTCATAAATTACTGGATTCTACAACATAAATCAGGAGAAAATCGAAACCATAGCAGGTACAGattggaaaaataaattaaaatatatatatatatatatatgcacacaaaTGCTAACTAATTTCAACTCCTCCAAACAAATATTCACCAAAGTGCAATAAATATATAACCATAGATGGTTTTAAATTACTCTAGCAGCTGTATATAACCATAGATGGTTTTAAATTACTCTAGCAGCTGCTTATGCATCTCTGGAGAGAAAACACATGAGCACGGACTTGTGAGGAAGCTGGAGAAAATCATATATCAAGGCAAATGGTGATATAAACAAGAAACAAAGTGCAAACCTTCCTTAGCTCTAAACTAATTGACACATTCAAAGGGACCAAGTTCAGAGCAAGAAGACAGAATCTATGAGCACGTATCTATGAATTATGCATGATGCTAGAAGGATGGACACATTCAAGGGGACCAAGTTCAGAGCAAGAAGACGAGAATCTATGAGCACGTATCTATGAATTATGCATGATGCTAGAAGGATGGACACATTCAAGGGGACCAAGTTCagagaaagaaaagacaagGATCTTTATGCATTCTGTGTGCATGTATCTATGACGTATGTATGATGCTAACAGGTCAAGAACAACCCCTACCTTTAAAAGGTGTAGAAAGAGAATGGAAAGTTAAAAAGCAAGCATCCAAATCCTGAAGTGTTGGACCCATTGGTATCCTGTATATTGGATACCTGCACCGGGTTACACATACACCATTTTAGTTAGTTGAACGATAGATCAAAAGATAGGCCATGGACAAGATACACTTGATAAGGACAGTaatatttaagaaataaaaaatattgaccTCACCATGCAACAGAAATCCAACTTGCTGGCAACAAATCACAGCTCCTCAATGTGTTAAGCTTAGGAAACTGATTTGCAAGTTCCAGAATCTGGAACATGTTAAGAACCAatatttgtcaaaagaaatCAGACATAAAGACACTCACCAAGCACAGAAAATGCAAATCCAGTACAGGAAATGAAATCCAATACATGCCTTGTCTGTAAGGGGCTGCCTATTGTAAGGAGGATTCTGTTCAAAAAACTCAAACATGAGACAATCACAAGAGTTGTTAGATGCATCGCCATCATCACTTGAAAAACCTCCTTGACTTATTGATGACTTTTCCCTTGCATAATCTCTTTCCATCCTAGGCGTGTTAATTTCATATGATGAATGCCAGCTCCATGCCCCATTGTTTGAACTCTTCATGCTCTTACCAAAATCAAGATCAGAACTGGCATCACTACTTGTATCCCGGTAAGATTCTCTATCACTCTCCTCACCAGGTCGCctgaataagaaaaaggaagaaacatataaaaataaggaaatttaTATTAGAAAAAGCTACGAAGTATCTAAATTTCACAGTTATCACTTATCACCACCAGATATTTTCAATGCAAATGACGTGTATACATATCTGCCATTATGACCCTCCTTTACATTCTAACATAAAACCAAACCatatgtttctctttttgtcGGCATTTTCAATAAACTCGTTTTCAAAATCAGCACCCTCTAGTCAAATTCATATTTGTGGGCTTATCTTCTGAATTTTCTAAAGTACAAATCACTAGTGTCAGCAtaacaaaatgacaaagtttAAGAATCTTTAGTAGGAAAAGAATAGATCAGGTTTCAAGCATgcttttattaaataaaaataaaccacTGCAGACACATCTAACAAAATATGGTCAACTGGAGAACACCTTCAACTATGACTGTTTGCTAGAATGCATCATACATACACATAGCTACACACAGAAACCCAACTAAGCAAACAGTTGATATCATACTGTCTACAGGAACAAAGAAGAGCATGTTGCATGTACAGCCACAAGGAGATCAAGATGTGAAGGAAAGACcaatgagaaaaagaataaaaaatgcacCCAGGGACAGAAGAGAATGGGTTCCAGACACCAGTTAACAGGGGATGGATGGCATAGAAAGACAAAACAGGAGAAAGAGAATCAAATGGCGGCGATGAGAAAATCACGACGTTTGAATTTGTGTGCTAGAGAAAAATTGACATCTGTGGATGAGTCCAGGATAGTTCAAATCAGTTCAGAAAATAAAAGCTTTCTCCTATATTTAAATGCATTTTAGTTAGCTACATGGTTCATAATTGCTATCTTGCTCTGCCATATTGCGCAAGTTTCCCAATAACTCATCAAAGACCCAAGATTAAATGACAA contains these protein-coding regions:
- the LOC116254420 gene encoding uncharacterized protein LOC116254420 — translated: MFGDQFSNPVPAAKRQQQLQRSRSSGGHPVRSKSVSGTRVPESRDESKVPGKQVMDEDSDVCSPSVDFHSGNLDRFLQATTPSVPAQYFPKTAMRGRGNADEFHPFFMLGDLWESFKEWSAYGAGVPLVLNGSDSVVQYYVPYLSAIQLYADSTSCSQSKPRRPGEESDRESYRDTSSDASSDLDFGKSMKSSNNGAWSWHSSYEINTPRMERDYAREKSSISQGGFSSDDGDASNNSCDCLMFEFFEQNPPYNRQPLTDKILELANQFPKLNTLRSCDLLPASWISVAWYPIYRIPMGPTLQDLDACFLTFHSLSTPFKGAASDLAQMGSIHPTISGSGSDVSPMLSLPIFGLASYKFKSSVWTPTGAYERQQASSLLQAADNWLRLRQVSHPDFLFFVSRGGAYRR